The genome window GTCTGTCCGCCCGCCCCGCACACCGGCCGGGGCCGCGGACCGATCCGGTTCCCGTATCGCTTTCCGGATCGGCGCACCGAGGGGGGAGGATGTACGTATGCAGCCTAGGAACATGTCCATGAGCGGCGTCGTCGACCTCGCCGCGGTGAAGGCGGCCGGCGAGGCCAAGGTGAAGGCGGAGCAGGCCCGTGCCGAGGCCTCCCGGCAGGGTGGCGGCGGTGCCGTACCGCCCTCCGCCCTGGTGATCGATGTCGATGAGGCGGGCTTCGAGAACGATGTCCTCCAGCGTTCCGCCGAGGTCCCGGTCGTCATCGACTTCTGGGCCGAGTGGTGCGAGCCGTGCAAGCAGTTGGGCCCGCTCCTGGAGCGTCTGGCCCTTGAGTACAACGGCCGCTTCGTGCTGGCCAAGGTCGATGTCGACGCCAACCAGATGCTGATGCAGCAGTTCGGCATCCAGGGCATTCCGGCGGTCTTCGCCGTCGTCGCCGGACAGGCCCTCCCGCTCTTCCAGGGCGCGGCCCCCGAGGCCCAGATCCGCCAGACGCTGGACCAGTTGATCCAGGTCGGCGAGGAGCGGTTCGGGCTCACCGGGATCGCGGTCGACCAGGACGCCGCCGTCGAGGAGGGCGACGCGGCTCCGGCCGAGGCGCCCGCGGGGCCGTACGACGCCCTGCTCGAATCGGCCGTACGGGCCCTGGACGCCGACGACTTCGCCGGTGCCGTCCAGGCGTACAAGAACGTCCTGTCCGACGACCCGGCCAACACGGAGGCCAAGCTCGGTCTCGCTCAGGCCGAACTCCTCTCCCGGGTCAAGGACATGGACGCGCAGCGGGTCCGCGAGAACGCCGCCGCGAACCCGGCCGACGTCACGGCACAGCTCGCCGCCGCCGATCTGGATCTGGTCGGCGGTCATGTCGAGGACGCCTTCGGCCGGCTCGTCGAGACGGTGCGGCGCACCTTCGGTGACGACCGGGACGCCGCGCGGGTGCGGCTGCTGGAGCTGTTCGAGGTGATCGGCCCCGACGACCCGCGGGTCGTCGCCGCGCGTACGGCGCTGGCGCGGGTCTTGTTCTGATGTGACAAGTGGCCGCGGTGCCCTACGGGGGACCGCGGCCTTTTTCGCGATCCGGCGATAAGAGACGCCCCTGCTTTACCAAATCTTGATAAAGCCAGGGCCTGTTACTCGCAGTAAATCGTGCACCGGGATCTGTCCGTATTGGTGACCTGATCCTCCCTTTGGTCCTTCGGCTCGGCGCCACCCTGTGTGGCCGGGCGGTACCAGCCGGTCGCGCATCGGTTATCGGGCCGTTACTAGCGAGTAACGAACCCCCTTGTGTCACGGGCGGGAATGCACCACGATCGGCCACGCTCGGTCCAATAACGCCAGCCCGGCTGCCAGTCGGTGCGGCGGCCCTGTTGGGTCCCCACCGAGTGGGCCGGCGGCAGTGGCGCCGGCTCCGGGCAGGGGGGTTCCTGTCGTCCGGCAGGGCCTGTCCGAACAGGTTGCGCGAATGCGTGGCCAGTGGTTGTCGCTCGGGGGTGATCGCCGGTGATTCGGACGCGGTTCATGCCTCCGTCCGCAGGCGCTCTCCTTGCCGAGGACGTAGCACTTCTCCCATCCCAGGACGGGCCCAGCCCGGACCGGAGATGTACGTCCGAGAAGGAGGAAAATTATGAGTTCCCAGGTTCGTGGCGGCACCAGATGGAAGCGTTTCGCTCTGGTCATGGTGCCGAGCGTCGTCGCGACCGCGGCGGTGGGTGTCGGTCTCGCGCAGGGCGCCCTCGCGGCGTCGTTCAGCGTGTCCGGCCAGAGCTTCAAGGTGCGTGCGGACAAGCTCGTCGGCCATGACTTCGTCCAGTACGGCAGCGTTGCTACCGGCAAGGACCTCAAGGGCGACGACGCGGCGCACGCCGTGGCCGTGTCCGGCTTCAGCGATGCCACGATCACCAACATGTGCCAGTCGGTGGTCACTCCGAACCTTCCGTTCGGTCTCGGCAACGTCACGCTGCAGCTGAACGCGGGTACGGACCCGAAGAAGCCGGTCGAGGCGACCAACCTGTACCTCGATGTCGCCGAGCTCGACGCCGACGCGTACTTCGAGCACATCGACATCGGTGTCGCCGCGGGAGATGTCGGCAAGCCCGGCATCCAGTCCGGTACCGAGAAGAAGGTCAACCCGAACGGCTTCTCGCAGCGCGCCGAGACGGCGACGCTGACCAACGTGAAGCAGACGGCATGGGCGACCACCGCCGGCACCTTCAAGCTCAGCAACCTGAGCCTGCGGCTGCACAGTGGCGTCAAGGAGTGCTACTAAGCACCCGCCGGGTGGCCGGAGCGCTCCTGCAGGGACTCCGGCCGCCCACCTTTTCTCTTCTCACAGCAGTACCGGTTCCAGGGAGCTGTTTTCCATGAGCCCCGAGTCCACAGGGCAGAACGAGCACTACCTCCGCGTCTTCTGGCGGAGATTCCGCACCTGGCGGGGTAACCGGCCGTTCTGGGCGGGCCTGTTCACCATGGTGGGTGGTCTACCCATCGCGTACTTCCCGTACGCCAACATGCACCTCGGCAACGTCACACTGGCGATGTCCACCACCGCCGGTGCCGGATCCCTGATCATCGGGATCCTGCTCGTCACGCTGGGCCTCACCATGTGGTTCCACCACATCGTGAGAGTGTTCGCCGGAGTCGCCGCGATCCTGCTGGCGCTGATCTCCCTGCCGGTCGCCAACATCGGCGGATTCCTGGTCGGTTTCCTGTTCGCCCTGCTGGGTGGAGCGCTCTCCGTCTCCTGGGCCCCGGGCGAACCGAAGCCCGACCTCGGGGAGAAGTCCGAGGGGAACGGCCCCGGGACGCAGGAGTTCGGACCCGAGTTCCACAGCACGGCAGCGGTGCCCCAGCAGCGGCCGGAGCAGTACGACACGACAGTTGAGGTCGACGGCGGGAGGCATCGTGCGGGGTGACGAGACGCAGCTGAACTCGACCGGGGAGGGCCTCGGGACGAGAAGCGGACCGCGCCACGCGGCCCCCAGGAAGTCGTTGCTGACGAAGCTGCACATTCCCGCGGGCAAGGCGTTCGCGCTCGCCGCGATGCCGACGGCCGTCTTCGTGGGAATGGGGCTCACCCCCAAGCTCGCGCTGG of Streptomyces sp. NBC_01363 contains these proteins:
- a CDS encoding DUF6230 family protein, whose product is MSSQVRGGTRWKRFALVMVPSVVATAAVGVGLAQGALAASFSVSGQSFKVRADKLVGHDFVQYGSVATGKDLKGDDAAHAVAVSGFSDATITNMCQSVVTPNLPFGLGNVTLQLNAGTDPKKPVEATNLYLDVAELDADAYFEHIDIGVAAGDVGKPGIQSGTEKKVNPNGFSQRAETATLTNVKQTAWATTAGTFKLSNLSLRLHSGVKECY
- a CDS encoding DUF6114 domain-containing protein; the protein is MSPESTGQNEHYLRVFWRRFRTWRGNRPFWAGLFTMVGGLPIAYFPYANMHLGNVTLAMSTTAGAGSLIIGILLVTLGLTMWFHHIVRVFAGVAAILLALISLPVANIGGFLVGFLFALLGGALSVSWAPGEPKPDLGEKSEGNGPGTQEFGPEFHSTAAVPQQRPEQYDTTVEVDGGRHRAG
- a CDS encoding tetratricopeptide repeat protein, producing MQPRNMSMSGVVDLAAVKAAGEAKVKAEQARAEASRQGGGGAVPPSALVIDVDEAGFENDVLQRSAEVPVVIDFWAEWCEPCKQLGPLLERLALEYNGRFVLAKVDVDANQMLMQQFGIQGIPAVFAVVAGQALPLFQGAAPEAQIRQTLDQLIQVGEERFGLTGIAVDQDAAVEEGDAAPAEAPAGPYDALLESAVRALDADDFAGAVQAYKNVLSDDPANTEAKLGLAQAELLSRVKDMDAQRVRENAAANPADVTAQLAAADLDLVGGHVEDAFGRLVETVRRTFGDDRDAARVRLLELFEVIGPDDPRVVAARTALARVLF